AAATCATTGCCCTGGGGGGAGATGATATCTTTCTGCTCGTTCCGGCCCGGGCGGCACTACCCCTGGCCGTTACCGCCGGAGAGCATTTTGACCGATTGTTCAAGAATCTCTCGACCGATAAGACCGGCCCCACCCTTTCTTTGGGAGTGGTTATTGCCGGGGCCAAGACGCCGGTGCGGTACCTCTTCGAGATGGCCCAGGCGCTTCTTAAAGAAGCGAAAAAGCGTATCTACAAGGCCGGAAAAGAGGCCCGGGAAGGCACCCTGGACATAGCCGTGCTGGCCTCCTACGCCTCCTATCAGGACCATATTGTTTCTTACCGCCAAAGCACCCTGGTGAGGGAAGACGGCATGCGTTTTGAGCCGGATAACCGTAAGCAAAACGCGAAGGCAGGGGCGGTTAAAACCATACTGACGCTGCGTCCTTATACCTTCACTGAAGCGCGGCGCTTTATGAAGGCGGTCAACCTGCTTCAAGCGGCTCCAGCTTCCCGGGTGCCGGGCCGGAGCTGGTTTTACGGGTTGCGGACGGCAGCGGAACAGTACGGCAGGCAGGTGGCGGAACTCTTTTTCCGCTATCAATACGCCCGCCTGAGCGAAGCCCAGCGCGAGACATTGAAAAAGTTTTGGGAGATTATAACAGGGGCAACTTATGAACCCGAGATGTTTTTTCCCAGCAAAGAACGCGGAGAAAAGCGGTACTACTGCCCGTGGCTGGACGTGGTGGAACTCTGGAACTATGTCGGTACGGAAGGTGATGTCCGGTGAGCCTGGCTAAAGTTTGCCTTACCTACCGGCTCGAGTTCTTTACACCGGTGCATGTGGGAACAGGAACGGGCGGTCGCGGCTTCCTGGACAAGTATCTTTACCGCGAACGGGATTATCACCAGAAGAAGGATTATCCGGTCATTCCCGGATCGACCATCAAGGGACGCCTCCGGGCCGCGGTCACCGCTCTGGCCCGGGCCCAGGTCTACGGTCCGGAGGAAGCTTGCCGGGAAACCGAGGACTGCCCCTGTCTGGTTTGTCTGATTTTCGGTCAAAAGGGTAATCGCCGGGGACACCTCTATTTTGAAGACGCCCGGCCCACCGATAACGATATCGACCGGTTGGTCGGTGTACGTCCTGGCATCGCCATGGACCGCTACCGGCGGGTGGCCCGTGACAACGCCCTTTATACCGTGGAAACAATTGGAGGTAAAAACGTGGTTTTTCAAGGCCAGATATGGGGATGGGTTCCGGAGGAAAAACGGCAAACAGTCGTGGCGGCACTCAAAGATGCCTTTGCTTTTAACTATGCCCTGGGATTCGGTAAGAGCAGGGGCCTGGGCTGGTTCCGGGTCCAGGTCGTGGAGGAGGGAAGCGGAAAATGCGGTACGCCGTAACCCTGGAGCTGAAGTCGCCCGCCCTGGTCGGTGACCGGCGTGAGCCTTCGGCGTATTTCCTCCCTTCCCGCGACTTCATTCCCGGCGGGGTGCTGCGGGCCGCCCTGGCACGGGTAATTACCGAGGGCTGTCCCTATTATTCGGAGGCAAGGGGATACCACTGGGTGCGCTTTGCCGCCGGGTCAGAATGCGCCGACTGCATGTGGTGCGGTCTTTGTGCTTCATTTGAACGCGTGCGGTTCAGCCATTTATACAAGGACAGTGCACGGGTGGCACCGCTCACGGCTTACCGCTGCAAATTTGATTCCAGCCATTCCACCTTTGACACCCTGCTCGCGCCCGGGCGGCTCCGCTGCCCTGAGTGCAAGGAGCGCGTCGAGCGCGTTTCGGGCTATCTGGATAACGAATACCGTGATGTAGCGGTAAACCGGCGCCTGATAATGCGCCTGGCCGTCGATCCTTACCGTGGCGTGGCCCAGGACCGTCAGCTTTACGCCCTCCGCGTTTTGGACGCAGGCCAAACTTTCCTTGGCTGGCTGGATGTTCCCGATGCTGATACAATTCCTGAAACAGTCGAACTCCGCCTGGGGGCGAAAACAACCGTGGGACTGGGGCGGGCTGCCGTTCGTTTTGAACGGGCTGCCGGGCTCGGCCTGGATGCCCTGAAAAAACGCATCGAACGGTTTCAAGAAGTAATTAGGCAATCAGCTAAAGCTGAACCAGGATACACCTGTTTCTCTATCACCCTCCTGTCCGAAGCCCTGCCGGATACGGAACTGACGCCGGCAACCGGATGGGTTTCCACGCCGGACCTGCGGCAGGAAGTGGCGCAGGCCGTTCTTCCGCCCCCGCTGCGGTCGGCCGGTCCCGGGGTGGAAGTCACCAGAGCCGTCGCCGATTTTAAGGTTTACGGCGGGTACAGCACGGCGGTGAAAGGTGACGGGCGGCAAAAGGCGAGGCTCTACATCGCCGCCGGAAGTGTTTTCCTTTGCCGGGTGCGCGGCGAGTTAAATGATGGGCTCCTGCAGGCCCTTTTCCATCTCGAAAAGCAGGGCGTGGGTTTGAAGACCGAAGACGGCTACGGTGCGCTGTGCGTCTGCGATGAATTTCACCTGAATAATGGAGGGGTGAGCGATGAAGGTTAGTGAAACGCAGGTATCGGATTTTGAGCTCGAGCGGGCCAGGAAGAAAGATCTCGATGAACTGAAGGAAGAACTGGCGAGAAGGGCAGCAGACTTTTTGAGGGAAGGTAAGCCCAAACCCGAAGGCATCGGGGACAAGCAGATCAAAAACCTGATCGTAATGGCCCAAATGGCCGCCATACCCCTGGAAATCAAAGCCTTTATCGAATACCAGATGGGACGTGACTCCAGCGGGCAGGGCTGGACGGCAGAGATCAACGGAGAGCCTTTTGGCAGGGCACTTCTTAAGGAGATTGAAGAAATAGAGAAATTAGCAACAGACAAACTAAAAGATAGTAACCGTACCAACGACAAGCGTTTTGTCCTCCTCTGCCTGGCTCATTTCTTCGGGTATTTAAGCTGGCGGGTCAAGTATCTGGATTACCTCAAAAAAGAAAAAGCGCAGAGCAAAAAGCGGCATCCTGGAGGTGATCGTGATGGCGGCAGCCGTTAGCTTCCTCTACGACACCTTCTATAACCGGCGGCGCATTACCGGGCGTTTGGTGACCTTAACCCCGTTGCGCATCGGGAGCGGGGAGGCCGTGCCCGACCCCACTGCCATCGACAACCCGGTCATCCGCGATGCTTACGGGCGTCCTTTCATCCCGGGGTCATCTTTCAAGGGGGTGTGGCGGAGCTTTGCCGAGCAGGTTTTGGGGCAACGCGATAACGGCGACCGCGGGTGCTGCGATCCTCTGAGCGCCCCGTGCCTGCCTGCAGAAGAGGTGAAAAAACTCAAGAGAGAGCATAATGACCTCCGGCGGCTGGCCGGGGAGATTTACACAAGACTATGCCCGGCGTGTCGCATCTTCGGCAGCCCCCACTTTGCCGGCCGGTTACGGGTCAGGGATTTGCTCCTGGATGAGTCCACCTGGCCGGGATTTTGCGAGGTCCGCCCCGGCGTCGCCATTGACCGGGATACGCGTACCGCTTACACGAAACGCAAGTACGAGATTGAGGCAGTACCGGCCGGAACGGCTTTTACTTTCGAAGCCGTTGTAGAAAACGCCGGCGATGAAGAATGGCGGGGTATACTTCTGACGCTGCTGCCCTTTACCCGGGGGGAACTTCCCCTGGGTGGTTGCACCGGGCGCGGCCTGGGCCGGGTGCGCCTGGAAAATATTCAGGTAGCTTCGGTTACGGCAAGCAACCTGCGTGAATTTCTGACCCTCGGCTGGAACGGTATTTCGGCTGCGGATCTGCAAAATGCCTGTAGCGAAGCCGGGTTGTTCACAGGGGGTGCTACGGGTGTTTAAGAACCTTCGTAACGAGGCGCGTATCTTTTTCTGGTTGCATACTGCCGGGCCGCTTTTGATTAAAGGCCCGGATCAGCCGGGACTTGATCCCCTGCTGCCGGATATGCGTTTTATCCGGGCCTGGCATAATGGTCGAGAAGTGCCCTATATTCCCGGTTCCAGCCTCAAGGGTGTTCTGCGCAGCCGGGCGGAACAGGTAATCCGGGCGCTGGCGCCAGACAGGATGGTTATTCCCGACCCCTTCCAGCGAGGGCGCGATGACGAAATGAAAGATAAACCGGGCGATTACCGCTACTATGCGTCGGACCCTGTAACCCAGCTTTTCGGGCAGACCTATCTGGCGGGACGCCTGCGCTGTGCCGACGCCTTTCCGGTAGAGGACAGGCCTCTAGTGTTGAACGAACGGAACCACGTGGCTATCAACCGGATCACCGGCGCTACGCAGGGAAAGGCACTCTTCAACCCGGAGGTGGTCGAGGAGGGAACCTTTGCCGCCGAAATCAGCCTGACCAATTTTGCGGTTTGGCAGCTTAAGCTGTTGGGCGTACTGCTGCAGGACCTGGACGATGGTTTCCTCCTGCTCGGGGGCAGTACCACGCGGGGTTATGGCCGGGTGCGTGTAGAAAACGCGCAGGTGCTGGTGCGGGATTACCGCCGCCATCCACCCGCGGAAGTACTGCGCGGGTATGAGCACGACGATACTGTACCGGTAGCCGGTTGCCGTTACACCAACAAAGGCTACTGCTGGGAGGCTGCCCGCGAAGGTTTTGAGTGGCTCCTGACCCTTAACGTTGACTTAGCGGAAACCTTAGAGAGATTGCACCGTAAACAAAGGGAAGTGCAACAAAAGTGGGTGAATCACGGTGGCTAAAGGAACTGGAACCATGTTGCGAGACAAGCCTTACGCTTTTGTACCCCTCCTGCCGGTGCGCCCCGAAGACCGGCGGGAAGTTATGCCCCATAACCGGATCGACATCAACCGGCTGACCGGACGGCTGGTTATGGAGCTGGAGGTTGTCACCCCGTTGCATATTGGCAGCGGCTCCTACCGGCTCAATGAAGGACAGGTAGTACGGGCCTTTTTGCGTCGAGACCAGGTTCCGGTCATTCCAGGTTCTTCTTTGAAAGGTGTGGTAAGGGGCCTGGCCGAGGCAGCATCACGGAGCTGCCTGGCCCAACCTCCTGGCAAGCCCTGCCAGAGACTGCAGGCCGCCACCCCGCCGGGAAACCGCCAGCCGTGCAGTGAAAAGGCCGCCTGCATCACCTGCCGGCTTTTCGGTTTTGTACAAGGGAAAAAGGGTTACCGGGGACGGGTGGTTTTCGGTGAATTCACGCCCTGCGACGAGACGAAATGGGTTGTTACAGAGCTGCCTCCAATGGAACAACCGTTTAAAGACTACCCCCGCACGCGGGAAAACCGGGGTTGTGGCAACGAACGCCTCTACTATTGCCAGTTTTACAGGGTCGTCGGCTGCGGCGGACCGGCACACTGTCCCGACTGTACCAAGGAAGAGTGGCTGCGCTGGCGGGACGGTTTAAAAGGCCGGTTGCCAGCCCCGGCTTTTCGCGGGTGCAAGTTTTACCTTCAAGGGGATCCCCGCCAGGGAAACCAGCCCCACGAGGTTATCTCGCCCGGCAGCCGCTTCCAGGGCGAGGTAACCTTCCATAACCTCGACCGGGAAGAACTGGCTCTTCTTTGCTTTGCCCTCGGCCTGGACGGTGAGATCCGCCTGGGCCTCGGCTACGGCAAACCTGCTTACTTCGGGACGGTTCGGCTCGGCTTACGAGAGGCGCGCTGGTATACACGGGAATATCTCCCGGCGAAAGCGGTGGAGTTGGACCCCGTAGAACTGGCGCGTAACTACGGCTGCAACGACCCGGACGTTGCCAGGAACGTCGCCCTGCTGCGGGAGATTCTCTCCGGCAAGCACCGCGGTCCGGCGTGGGGTATGGAGGGGTATTAGCAGAAGGGCAAAAGGAGGTTCGTCCTCAAATGGCTCTGGATAAAGAACGTCTTCTGGAGCTGGCTTACCAGCTCGTCAGGGAGCCGGGTTGGCCGGGCGGTGACCAGAAATCAGGCGGCAGTGCCATTGGCACAGTGGCTGG
The sequence above is a segment of the Desulfofundulus luciae genome. Coding sequences within it:
- a CDS encoding RAMP superfamily CRISPR-associated protein, whose protein sequence is MFKNLRNEARIFFWLHTAGPLLIKGPDQPGLDPLLPDMRFIRAWHNGREVPYIPGSSLKGVLRSRAEQVIRALAPDRMVIPDPFQRGRDDEMKDKPGDYRYYASDPVTQLFGQTYLAGRLRCADAFPVEDRPLVLNERNHVAINRITGATQGKALFNPEVVEEGTFAAEISLTNFAVWQLKLLGVLLQDLDDGFLLLGGSTTRGYGRVRVENAQVLVRDYRRHPPAEVLRGYEHDDTVPVAGCRYTNKGYCWEAAREGFEWLLTLNVDLAETLERLHRKQREVQQKWVNHGG
- a CDS encoding RAMP superfamily CRISPR-associated protein, translating into MSLAKVCLTYRLEFFTPVHVGTGTGGRGFLDKYLYRERDYHQKKDYPVIPGSTIKGRLRAAVTALARAQVYGPEEACRETEDCPCLVCLIFGQKGNRRGHLYFEDARPTDNDIDRLVGVRPGIAMDRYRRVARDNALYTVETIGGKNVVFQGQIWGWVPEEKRQTVVAALKDAFAFNYALGFGKSRGLGWFRVQVVEEGSGKCGTP
- the csx7 gene encoding type III CRISPR-associated RAMP protein Csx7, with the protein product MAAAVSFLYDTFYNRRRITGRLVTLTPLRIGSGEAVPDPTAIDNPVIRDAYGRPFIPGSSFKGVWRSFAEQVLGQRDNGDRGCCDPLSAPCLPAEEVKKLKREHNDLRRLAGEIYTRLCPACRIFGSPHFAGRLRVRDLLLDESTWPGFCEVRPGVAIDRDTRTAYTKRKYEIEAVPAGTAFTFEAVVENAGDEEWRGILLTLLPFTRGELPLGGCTGRGLGRVRLENIQVASVTASNLREFLTLGWNGISAADLQNACSEAGLFTGGATGV
- a CDS encoding RAMP superfamily CRISPR-associated protein, yielding MLRDKPYAFVPLLPVRPEDRREVMPHNRIDINRLTGRLVMELEVVTPLHIGSGSYRLNEGQVVRAFLRRDQVPVIPGSSLKGVVRGLAEAASRSCLAQPPGKPCQRLQAATPPGNRQPCSEKAACITCRLFGFVQGKKGYRGRVVFGEFTPCDETKWVVTELPPMEQPFKDYPRTRENRGCGNERLYYCQFYRVVGCGGPAHCPDCTKEEWLRWRDGLKGRLPAPAFRGCKFYLQGDPRQGNQPHEVISPGSRFQGEVTFHNLDREELALLCFALGLDGEIRLGLGYGKPAYFGTVRLGLREARWYTREYLPAKAVELDPVELARNYGCNDPDVARNVALLREILSGKHRGPAWGMEGY